In a genomic window of Thermococcus sp. EP1:
- a CDS encoding carbohydrate ABC transporter permease — MKIKSSYLPYFLVLPAFAYLLFFVGYPLVQALYIAFTQNGQLSLATVRKTFADPYFWEALKYTIALAGVIVPSQVGLALILALGVNRVFKGKDFTIYALTIPLTISDVAAGLIWYSMLSPSGFLNKLLLNIGIINNPIYFFGYQYRHMEFLAIVLAELWRATSIVFVIIFAGLQMISQEYIEAAEVFGADYWTRLKKIVIPLLKPSIQSALIIRTLFAMQIFGIVWILAGRDIPILAGEGFYRLTELKEYDVASIYALVIAGLSILLGALYIKFMKAEYLEVKR; from the coding sequence ATGAAGATAAAATCATCTTACCTTCCTTATTTTTTAGTTTTACCGGCATTTGCATACCTATTGTTTTTTGTAGGGTATCCTCTTGTTCAAGCCTTGTATATTGCGTTTACCCAAAACGGACAACTTTCTCTCGCAACTGTTAGAAAAACTTTTGCCGATCCCTACTTCTGGGAGGCCCTAAAATATACTATTGCTCTTGCGGGTGTGATTGTCCCAAGCCAAGTTGGATTGGCCTTAATTTTAGCTTTAGGTGTTAATAGAGTGTTTAAAGGTAAGGATTTTACAATTTACGCTCTCACAATTCCTCTTACTATAAGTGATGTTGCCGCCGGTTTGATATGGTATTCCATGCTCTCTCCAAGCGGGTTTTTAAACAAACTTCTCCTAAATATTGGCATTATCAACAACCCTATATATTTTTTCGGTTATCAATACAGACATATGGAGTTTCTAGCTATTGTTTTAGCTGAACTCTGGAGAGCAACTTCAATAGTCTTTGTTATAATCTTTGCCGGACTTCAAATGATAAGCCAAGAGTACATAGAAGCAGCAGAAGTATTTGGAGCAGATTATTGGACACGGTTAAAGAAGATAGTGATACCCCTCCTAAAACCAAGCATTCAAAGTGCTTTAATAATCAGAACACTTTTTGCAATGCAAATATTTGGTATTGTATGGATACTCGCAGGAAGAGATATTCCTATACTAGCCGGAGAAGGGTTTTATAGGCTAACAGAGCTCAAAGAGTATGATGTGGCATCAATCTATGCTCTAGTAATTGCCGGGCTGTCAATTCTCCTTGGAGCACTCTATATTAAGTTCATGAAAGCTGAATACTTGGAGGTGAAAAGATGA
- a CDS encoding ABC transporter substrate-binding protein, with amino-acid sequence MSRKMSFGGVLILVLLGAIVSGCIGGEKTTTPTTTEQVTLTWLSTQLNPPEERAFVQEQLLTEFKDQTGIEVNFIPISYSDMATRLEAEEQTGEVTINLIADLHGGLDFFASKGWLEDLSGKTLEGRTFISTFEKYATIGGKKVYIPWMSATYVMVVNKKAFEYLPDGLTQEDVMKGTEKWTYDALLEWAKNLKEATGQPQLGFPAGPKGLLHRFLHGYIYPSFTGYQAKNFDSPEAVEMWKYLRDLWQYVNPASTTWDAMGEPLLRGEVLIAWDHTARIKNAIETNPDQFVVVPVPRGPKGRGFILVVAGLAIPKGAPNAEEAWKLIDYLTKPETQVKILENVGFFPTVQEATGAIPSGPLKILAEGVAAQSATPDAVVAMIPNLGEKGGQFTNAYRTAFERIVLKGEDPEAVVKELGPQVRKLFEEMGQEIP; translated from the coding sequence ATGAGCCGAAAGATGAGTTTTGGAGGAGTTTTAATTTTAGTTCTTTTGGGAGCAATAGTAAGTGGGTGCATTGGGGGAGAAAAGACCACTACACCAACTACTACTGAGCAAGTTACATTGACTTGGCTTTCAACACAACTGAACCCCCCAGAAGAGAGAGCTTTTGTGCAAGAGCAGTTGCTCACAGAATTTAAAGATCAAACTGGAATTGAGGTAAACTTTATACCCATAAGTTATTCCGATATGGCCACAAGACTTGAGGCTGAAGAACAGACTGGAGAAGTCACAATTAATCTTATCGCCGATCTCCACGGTGGACTCGACTTCTTTGCATCAAAGGGTTGGCTTGAAGATCTAAGTGGAAAAACCCTTGAAGGAAGAACCTTCATAAGCACCTTTGAGAAATACGCAACAATTGGAGGAAAGAAGGTTTACATACCATGGATGAGCGCTACCTATGTCATGGTTGTTAACAAAAAGGCTTTTGAATACCTCCCAGACGGCCTTACCCAGGAGGATGTAATGAAAGGAACCGAGAAATGGACATATGATGCTCTTCTTGAGTGGGCTAAGAACCTAAAAGAAGCTACAGGACAACCACAGCTTGGATTCCCTGCTGGACCAAAAGGACTCCTACACAGATTCCTTCATGGATATATCTATCCAAGCTTTACTGGATACCAAGCAAAGAACTTTGACAGTCCAGAGGCTGTGGAAATGTGGAAGTATCTCAGAGATCTTTGGCAATACGTCAACCCAGCAAGCACCACATGGGACGCCATGGGTGAACCACTCCTTAGAGGAGAAGTTTTAATTGCATGGGACCACACTGCAAGAATTAAGAACGCAATCGAGACTAATCCAGACCAATTTGTAGTGGTTCCAGTTCCAAGAGGACCAAAAGGAAGAGGATTCATCCTTGTAGTCGCTGGGTTAGCAATTCCAAAAGGTGCACCAAATGCTGAGGAAGCTTGGAAACTTATTGATTACCTCACAAAACCAGAGACCCAGGTGAAGATCCTCGAGAACGTTGGATTCTTCCCAACAGTCCAAGAAGCCACTGGAGCGATCCCATCAGGGCCCCTTAAGATCCTCGCAGAGGGTGTTGCAGCACAATCAGCCACACCCGATGCCGTTGTGGCTATGATACCTAACCTCGGTGAAAAAGGAGGACAGTTCACAAACGCCTATAGAACCGCCTTTGAAAGGATAGTGCTTAAAGGCGAAGACCCAGAAGCGGTCGTCAAGGAACTTGGTCCACAAGTTCGCAAGCTCTTCGAGGAAATGGGACAAGAAATACCATGA
- a CDS encoding Gfo/Idh/MocA family protein yields MINVGIISYAHPHALRYGTTFASNPKSRLYAISGDGSNSDVAKAESEKLKAKFYSSHEQLLRDKKVDAVYIAIETYRHKEIAIKAAEEGKHILLEKPIALTLKDADDIIKATKKAGVKLMVPFNPRFTIPLRKAKNMIEAGEIGDLEYIYAISEYVKPPTFLEGLDMSWFLDVNKAGGGGFMDTAPHGIDSLLWLTKSEPKRVYAEIGSKIYGFPVDDIGTVVLEFKNGVISVLNAGWGNPRGYSYGLEIKYYILGKEGFLDIRTAYPDFTVYQDRAEKIYWERADVNTIVDSFLESIIKDKEPPITGEMAKKNLEIVLAAYESSRTGKTIKL; encoded by the coding sequence ATGATAAATGTCGGAATAATTAGTTATGCTCACCCCCATGCATTGAGATATGGAACTACATTTGCCTCTAATCCCAAGTCAAGACTTTATGCAATTTCTGGAGATGGCTCGAACAGTGATGTAGCAAAAGCTGAATCAGAGAAGCTCAAGGCAAAGTTCTACTCAAGCCATGAACAGCTCCTAAGAGATAAGAAAGTTGACGCAGTTTATATAGCAATTGAGACCTACAGGCACAAAGAAATTGCCATAAAGGCTGCAGAAGAAGGCAAACACATACTTCTTGAAAAACCCATTGCTTTGACCTTGAAAGATGCCGACGATATCATTAAAGCAACGAAAAAAGCGGGTGTAAAGCTAATGGTACCTTTCAACCCGAGATTTACAATTCCTCTTAGAAAAGCCAAAAACATGATAGAGGCAGGTGAAATCGGTGATCTTGAATACATATATGCAATTTCAGAATACGTTAAACCACCAACATTCTTAGAAGGACTCGATATGAGCTGGTTCTTAGATGTAAATAAAGCAGGTGGCGGGGGCTTTATGGACACTGCACCCCATGGGATAGACTCCCTGCTATGGCTCACAAAAAGTGAGCCAAAAAGAGTATATGCTGAGATAGGTTCAAAAATATATGGTTTCCCTGTGGACGATATAGGTACTGTAGTCCTGGAATTCAAGAATGGAGTTATTTCAGTTCTCAACGCTGGGTGGGGCAACCCCAGAGGGTATTCTTATGGCTTGGAAATTAAGTATTATATCTTAGGAAAGGAAGGATTTCTAGATATTAGAACCGCCTATCCAGATTTTACAGTCTACCAAGACAGGGCAGAGAAAATTTACTGGGAAAGAGCAGATGTTAACACCATTGTGGACTCCTTTTTGGAATCCATAATAAAGGATAAGGAGCCCCCTATAACGGGAGAAATGGCCAAGAAAAACTTAGAAATAGTTTTAGCAGCATATGAATCATCAAGAACCGGCAAAACAATTAAATTGTAA
- a CDS encoding Gfo/Idh/MocA family protein: MGKLKVGIIGCGNIFNLAHKNALKNLKEIKVTACMDIKGKKAKEAAKEFNTKFYTNLDEFLDLDLDVVEILTPTYTHAELAIKALKSGKHVIVEKPIALTSKQAEKMVKTAEKEGLHLLVGHTRRFDKRWIQIKEVIKKRNVLPMQIRKAEVQRLPFPETAWYWKPNKGGGVAIDLGVHVTDFLRWYFESEPIKILGIGKAIRKEAKVNNTYDHFLMMIQFEGNKTGLAEVSWAYSYPARYGVFYHHLDVLGKNGRIRYTPLDTPVVGVVKSHFEMPRFSPLLSAFPEAFETELRHFFRVILGQEEPVITANDALIALQMAETAIESAKKGDSLEFKGVVE; the protein is encoded by the coding sequence ATGGGAAAGTTGAAAGTTGGGATAATAGGATGTGGGAACATTTTTAACTTGGCTCACAAAAATGCATTAAAAAATCTGAAAGAGATAAAAGTAACCGCATGCATGGATATCAAAGGAAAAAAAGCCAAAGAGGCTGCAAAAGAGTTTAACACAAAGTTTTATACTAATCTAGACGAGTTTCTTGACCTGGATCTGGATGTAGTTGAAATATTGACCCCAACTTATACTCATGCCGAATTGGCTATAAAAGCATTAAAAAGCGGAAAACATGTTATTGTCGAAAAACCAATTGCTCTTACAAGCAAACAGGCAGAAAAGATGGTTAAAACTGCTGAAAAAGAAGGCCTACATCTTTTAGTTGGACATACAAGACGCTTCGACAAACGATGGATACAAATAAAAGAAGTCATTAAAAAAAGGAATGTCCTTCCAATGCAAATAAGGAAAGCAGAGGTTCAGAGGTTACCTTTTCCTGAGACTGCATGGTACTGGAAACCCAATAAAGGTGGAGGAGTGGCAATAGATTTAGGAGTCCATGTTACAGATTTCCTCCGCTGGTATTTTGAAAGTGAACCCATCAAGATTCTTGGAATTGGAAAAGCCATAAGGAAAGAAGCTAAAGTAAACAATACGTATGATCACTTCCTGATGATGATACAATTCGAAGGGAATAAAACTGGACTGGCAGAAGTAAGCTGGGCATATTCTTATCCAGCTCGATATGGAGTTTTCTACCACCACCTAGACGTATTAGGAAAAAACGGAAGGATAAGGTATACTCCTTTAGACACCCCTGTAGTAGGGGTTGTAAAAAGCCACTTTGAAATGCCACGCTTCTCACCATTACTTTCAGCCTTTCCGGAGGCATTTGAAACAGAATTAAGGCATTTCTTTAGAGTAATATTAGGTCAAGAAGAACCTGTGATAACAGCAAATGATGCATTAATAGCACTTCAAATGGCAGAAACTGCAATAGAATCCGCAAAAAAAGGAGACTCCCTAGAGTTTAAGGGGGTGGTAGAATGA
- a CDS encoding glycosyltransferase has protein sequence MKVIVGIPSYNNADTIQYVVKQAAEGLKKYFGGGLIVNSDGGSTDGTREVVMKTRVPEGVEVRSTIYKWPIPGKGSAMKEVLEIAKDEGADAIVFVDSDLRSITPEWIYKFAKPLEEGYHFVAPLYLRHKYDGTITNNIAYPMTASLYGYNVRQPIGGDFGISAEIIDVYLKDEEVWKRDVARFGVDIFLTTTAIAEGFRIIQTALGVKIHDPKDPAASLGPMFNQVVGTLFMLMQKYEEKWKNVKELKEVPVFSKMEIVEPEHVNVTLELLEKKSRELFVENEEILKKALSEETFKEVKKALETFDFDDVLWSHVLFDGAIAYKNGILQNVEPLMPLYFAKTADFVKKTKDMTTEEAEKLVLKRAEIFLREKDYLLERWQ, from the coding sequence ATGAAGGTCATCGTAGGAATCCCAAGTTATAACAACGCCGACACGATCCAATATGTAGTTAAACAGGCCGCGGAAGGGTTAAAAAAGTACTTTGGTGGGGGCTTGATTGTCAATTCGGATGGTGGCAGCACTGATGGAACCAGAGAAGTTGTTATGAAAACTAGGGTTCCTGAGGGCGTGGAGGTAAGAAGTACTATTTATAAGTGGCCAATTCCCGGAAAAGGTAGTGCGATGAAGGAAGTACTTGAAATAGCAAAGGATGAGGGAGCAGATGCTATAGTATTTGTAGATAGTGATTTAAGGAGTATTACTCCAGAGTGGATTTATAAATTTGCTAAACCTCTGGAGGAGGGTTATCATTTTGTTGCTCCCCTTTATTTAAGGCATAAGTACGATGGGACAATCACAAACAATATAGCTTACCCAATGACAGCATCTCTCTACGGTTATAACGTTAGGCAACCAATAGGAGGAGACTTTGGAATCAGTGCGGAGATTATCGATGTTTATCTCAAAGATGAAGAAGTTTGGAAGAGGGATGTAGCAAGATTTGGAGTGGATATATTCTTAACAACTACCGCAATAGCAGAGGGATTTAGAATAATCCAAACTGCTCTGGGTGTTAAGATACATGATCCTAAAGATCCGGCAGCCTCTCTAGGCCCAATGTTTAACCAAGTTGTTGGAACACTTTTCATGTTGATGCAGAAGTATGAAGAGAAGTGGAAAAACGTAAAAGAGCTAAAGGAAGTCCCAGTTTTTAGTAAAATGGAGATTGTAGAGCCAGAACATGTTAATGTTACACTTGAACTGCTAGAAAAGAAATCAAGAGAACTTTTCGTGGAGAATGAGGAAATTCTAAAGAAGGCCCTTTCAGAGGAAACATTTAAAGAAGTTAAAAAGGCGTTAGAAACCTTTGATTTTGATGATGTTCTCTGGAGCCATGTTCTTTTTGATGGAGCAATAGCCTATAAGAATGGCATTCTACAAAATGTGGAGCCTTTAATGCCGCTGTATTTTGCTAAAACTGCAGATTTCGTTAAGAAGACCAAAGACATGACAACGGAAGAAGCAGAAAAGCTTGTATTGAAGAGAGCAGAAATCTTCCTAAGAGAAAAGGACTATCTCCTAGAAAGATGGCAATAA